The following coding sequences are from one Apodemus sylvaticus chromosome X, mApoSyl1.1, whole genome shotgun sequence window:
- the Znf275 gene encoding zinc finger protein 275, with protein sequence MSHPCVSFLAPPAPQGFALPQDGAPGNQVLAVPLEMPEAQDLVSFDIVPWHLTEQEWLSLSLSPEQQALAYSRAVTSIGVPVVSPALVSHLSQGQVLLVPDPSLNTDHTKCPESTSATSHQKMGEEAQLQEMASTSSPRAIDPSAEVKQNGDSGGRGGSPQNLPIEHHFACKECGDTFRLKVLLVQHQRVHSEEKGWECSDCRKVFRGVSEFNEHRKSHAVVATQPWPSWALEDALEKREQMEREAKPFECEECGKRFKKNAGLSQHLRVHSREKPFDCEECGQSFKANTHLFRHQKLHTSEKPFACKACSRDFLDRQELLKHQRMHTGHLPFDCDDCGKSFRGVNGLAEHQRIHSGAKPYGCPHCGKLFRRSSELTKHRRIHTGEKPYECNQCGKAFRQSSSLLEHTRIHSGERPYACGDCGKAFRGPSDLIKHRRIHSGLKPYECDKCGKAFRRSSGLSRHRRIHNGVKRCECSECGRVFKRRSALQKHQPSHHQ encoded by the exons ATGAGCCATCCCTGTGTGTCATTTTTAG CTCCACCTGCTCCCCAAGGTTTTGCCCTTCCCCAAGACGGAGCCCCAGGAAACCAGGTCCTGGCAGTCCCTCTTGAGATGCCGGAGGCCCAG GATTTGGTGTCATTTGATATTGTACCGTGGCATCTCACAGAACAGGAGTGGCTCAGTCTAAGTTTGAGCCCAGAGCAGCAGGCACTGGCATATTCCAGGGCTGTGACCTCCATTG GAGTTCCTGTTGTGAGTCCTGCTTTGGTATCTCACCTGTCACAAGGTCAAGTTCTGTTGGTACCTGATCCATCCCTCAACACAGATCACACTAAGTGCCCTG AAAGCACCTCTGCGACTTCCCACCAGAAGATGGGTGAAGAAGCTCAGCTGCAAGAGATGGCGTCCACGAGTTCCCCGAGGGCCATTGACCCCAGCGCTGAGGTCAAACAGAATGGGGActctgggggaaggggagggagccCACAAAATCTGCCCATAGAACACCATTTTGCATGTAAAGAGTGTGGGGACACCTTCCGCCTTAAAGTGCTCCTTGTTCAGCACCAGAGGGTTCACAGTGAGGAGAAGGGCTGGGAGTGTAGCGATTGCAGGAAGGTCTTCAGGGGGGTGTCAGAATTTAATGAGCACAGGAAGAGCCACGCAGTTGTAGCCACTCAGCCCTGGCCCAGTTGGGCTCTGGAAGATGCCTTGGAAAAGAGGGAGCAAATGGAGAGGGAGGCGAAGCCCTTTGAGTGTGAGGAGTGCGGGAAAAGGTTTAAGAAGAACGCAGGCCTTAGTCAGCACCTGAGGGTGCACAGCAGAGAGAAGCCCTTTGATTGTGAGGAGTGTGGGCAGTCCTTCAAAGCCAACACCCACCTCTTTCGACATCAGAAGCTTCACACTTCGGAAAAGCCCTTTGCGTGCAAGGCGTGCAGCAGGGATTTCCTGGACCGCCAGGAACTTCTCAAGCACCAGCGGATGCACACGGGCCACCTGCCCTTCGACTGCGATGACTGCGGCAAGTCCTTCCGTGGTGTCAACGGCCTGGCAGAGCACCAGCGCATCCACAGCGGCGCCAAACCCTACGGGTGTCCTCACTGCGGCAAGCTGTTCCGGAGGAGCTCAGAACTCACCAAGCACCGGAGGATCCACACGGGTGAGAAGCCCTATGAGTGCAACCAGTGCGGCAAGGCCTTCCGCCAGAGCTCCAGCCTGCTGGAGCACACACGCATCCATAGTGGTGAGCGGCCTTATGCATGTGGCGACTGCGGCAAGGCTTTCCGAGGGCCTTCTGACCTCATCAAGCACAGGCGCATCCACAGCGGACTGAAACCCTATGAGTGCGACAAGTGTGGCAAGGCCTTCAGGAGGAGCTCAGGCCTGAGCCGCCACCGTCGGATCCACAATGGGGTCAAGCGCTGTGAGTGCAGTGAGTGTGGCCGTGTGTTCAAGAGGCGCTCAGCACTTCAGAAACACCAGCCCTCCCATCACCAGTAA